Genomic DNA from Paenibacillus sp. KS-LC4:
ACGGATGAGAAGCCTAGCCTTTTATATATTGATCATGAAATGGCTCTTTGTTTAGAGGATGCGGAGTCGGAGGCGCAAAGCGAGAACGTAACGGTCGAAGAAATAATGGAAGGTAATCTATCCGTCTTGTGTGAAAATTTTGAGACGTTTCATGCTGCGCTGAAGCTCGCGACAGATGATGAGAACGACGAAGATGACGAGGATAATTCTACCCTCGTCACTGAAGTATAGCGCTGGTCTGTTTATTCCGCGAAGGACTGTCCTTTGGCGGCAAGTGCTTCCCGGATGATCCTTATTGCTTTAGGCCCTGCCCCGTGCAGCTTCAGCAATTCCGACTCGGTAAGTTTTGTGAATTGCTCCAGCTGTACGTATCCGGCTGCGGTTAATGCGCGGGTTGCAGGCTTGCCGATATGAGGCAAATCGCTTGTTTTCTCATGATCAGGCGATAGCTTGGATGGCTCCACGTACATCACTCCTTATAAATAAAGGCTTTCCTTGATGACTATCATTCGGGAAAGCCTTTATTATTTCCTCCCACCCAATAACCGATTCGCAAAATTTCATCATCAACCATTGTATGTGAGAATTATTATCACTTATAATAGAAGGACTAAACAATGGAATGAAACGGACATGGGTGCATAACTAGCAGCATGGGGAAAGGAAGGATAGAGCAGGGTGAATCAAAGTGAGCATATATTGCTGTGGAACCAGGCTTCCATTCGCATTATGGATGTACGTCATATCATCATGGCGCGAGGGGAGGAGCTTCGTTCCTATCAGCTGCCGGCGAGCGCTTTCTTATACACGACGCGCGGAAATGCTGAGGTACGGATGGACGGCAAGACGGTGCTGGTAGAGCGTTATCATATGCTGCATGGCGGCAAGGGCATGTGTCTGGATATTACGGCGGATCGTGTGCTGGAATATTATTTGATTTTGTACAAGGCGGTTTTGCCGCTCCCGAGCCGTCAGGAGCTCGTTCAGTTGATGGAGCAGCATAATCCGTTCCAACTGCAATATAGCTTTGCCTCTCCTCAGCCCATTGCATTGCTCGATAAAATCCAGCGCATGCAGCAGGAATGGCAGCATCCGAATGTACTGGACCAGCTATATATTAAGACGTTGTTCTATCAATTCATACATGAATTGTTTCAGCAGCTTTCGAATCAAGACATCCATGTGCAAAAAGCGGACTACGTCTCGCAAGCGATCCGCTACATGCAGGAGCATTACGCGAAGCGAATTGTGCTCAGCGAGCTTGCCGAACTGCTGGATTGCAGCGTCAGCTATTTATCCCGCATGTTCAAGCAGACGATTGGGCAAAGTCCTATTGACTACTTAATTGCGCTGCGCATCGGCAAGGCGAAGGAGCTTCTGCGGGAAACAGAGGCGACGCTGCAGGAAATAGCTGAAAGCGTCGGCTTTCTGGACGACAGCTATTTTAATCGTATTTTCAAAAAGCATACCGGCATGTCGCTCGGGCAATACAAAGCGAAGGTTCAAAATAATCCTGTACCCGGTTCAAGATATGCCCTTGTCCCGCGGAGGCTCAAACGGTATAGTGAGTATGGTTATGAAAATCATTCTCACTACAAGGAAGAGGGGCCTTTATTTATGTACAGAGAATCAAGAATATCCATGATGGCAGCCGTGCTGATTTGCTTTACACTGCTGCTTAGCGCTTGCGGAACGGGAGCTTCTAATACGAACGCGACGACTAATGCGAGCTCGGCTTCATCAAGCAGCAATGCGGCGGCTTCGACGCCAGCCGCTACCGATACGGCTACAGCGGACGCTTCCCGCGTCATTAAGCATGCGATGGGTGAGGTGACCTTGACAGGAACGCCGGAGCGCGTCGTTATTTTGACCAATGAAGGAACGGAGGCGCTGCTTGCAGTAGGCATTAAGCCAGTGGGCGCGGTTCAATCGTGGATCGGCGATCCATGGTACGAGCACATTAAAACGGAAATGGAAGACGTGACGGTTGTAGGCGATGAATTGCAGCCCAACATCGAGCTGATTGCCAGCCTGAAGCCGGATTTAATTATTGGGAACAAGGTGAGACAAGAGAAAATTTACGAGCAGCTGAACCAGATCGCACCTACTGTATTCGCAGAGGATTTGGGCGGCGATTGGAAAATTAACTTCAAGCTGTATAGCCAAGCGGTAAATAAGCAGGATGAAGGCGACAAGGCAATGGAGGAATTCGATCAGCGTGTCGCTGAGGTGAAGGCGAAAATTGGCGATAAAGCGGCAACGAAGGTATCTGTAGTTCGCTTCTCGGCTTCGCAGGTGCGTATTTACCAGAAGCAGACGTTCTCAGGTGTGCTTCTTGAGCAGCTTGGCTTTGCTCGCCCGGAATCACAGAATGTAGATTCCTTTATCGAAGTCATGACCAAGGAAAGCATTCCGAAGATGGACGGGGACGTACTATTCTACTTCGTATCAGAAGCGGCAGGAAAGACGGATGCGGCTAAAGTAGTGGAAGAGTGGATGAATGATCCGCTGTTCAAAAACCTGGAGGTCGTGAAAAACAACAAAGTCGTTCAAGTAGATGAAGCGATTTGGAATACGGCCGGAGGCTATAAGGCGGCTAATCTGCTGCTCGATGAGATTGTAGACTATTTCGACATTCAATAAAGCGACTGAAACAACGGAGCAGGCCGACGTCATTTTTATTGGCGTCGGCTTCTTTTATTGAGGAAAGGGAGGGGTGAAGGGATGTCTACGTGGAGGATGTCTAAATGGATGGATAGGAGAGGCAGCAAGCTTGCTGTTCTCGGAGCAGGAGTCGCTCTCTTGCTTGTTTGTATGCTTGCTAGCGTGCTATTCGGGCTTCAACCATTCAGTTTAAAAGATTTGTGGCTCGCTTACAGCCAGTTCGACGGCTCGAACGAGCATTTGATTTTGACTCACACCCGCATGCCCCGCACGCTCGTCGCGGTCGTAGTAGGGGCGAGTCTTGCAGTAGCCGGAGCCATCATGCAGGTGCTGACGCGCAATCCGCTTGCGTCGCCGTCGATTTTCGGCATTAATTCCGGTGCGGTGCTATTCATTGTAGTTGGCTTGGCCTTGTTCGGCTCGTCGCTGACGATGAGCAATATGATTGGGCTTGCGTTTATCGGGGCGGCGATCACAGCTCTATTCGTCTATGCGCTCGGCATGCAGGGCAGAGGAAGCTTTGAGCCCATCCGGCTCACCTTGGCGGGAGCATGCGTAGCGGCATTTGCGAGCTCGGTTACGTCTGGCCTTATGTTAATTAATAAGCAATCACTGGAATCAGCGCTGTTCTGGATGGTTGGCTCCGTATCAGGGAGAGAGCTTAACCACCTTGTGATGGTGCTGCCGTATATAATCGCTGGCCTCTTGCTTGGCTTCCTGCTTTCGGGTTCTTTGAATGTAATGGCACTCGGAGACGACAATGCGAAGGGGCTCGGGCAGCGCCTGATGCTCATTCGCCTGCTATGCACAGCTGCTGTCGTGCTGCTAGCGGGAAGTGCCGTTTCAGCGGCGGGGCCCATTGCTTTTATCGGTCTGGTTATTCCTCATTTATGCCGAGCACTGGTCGGGAATGACCACCGCTGGCTGCTTCCCTATTGCGCCGTGGCGGGGGCTTTGCTGCTGGTGGCGGCTGACCTGCTGTCCCGGTTCGTGCTTCTGCCGAAGGAGGTCCCGGTAGGCGTGGCAACAGCGCTTATCGGCGTACCGTTCTTGATTTATGTGGCGAGGAGGAAGAAATATGCCTAAGCCTCGCATAAGGAAAAATATGCTGCTCTTGCTTGCGCTTAGCATCGTACTCGTTGCTTTAAGCATTCTATGCTTGTCTATGGGCAGCATCGCGATTCCGATTAAAGAGGTGCTGCTGTCGCTAGTGGGACGCAATGCGGACAATAGCGATTTAATTATTATGCAATTTCGCTTGCCGCGCATTTTAGCTGCCCTGCTCATTGGCGCGGCACTGGCAGTGGCTGGCTCCTTGCTGCAAGGCGTCATTCGCAATTCGCTGGCATCGCCGGATTTGCTTGGCGTGACGGGCGGCGCGTCTGTCGCGGTTGTTGGCTTTATGACGTTGTTCACCGGCTATAGCATTCACTTCATTCCGGTCATTGCGGTTTTGGGCGCTTTTGTGGCGGCGGCGCTGAACTACGTCTTGGCCTGGAAAAAAGGCGTCTCCACGCTGCGGCTCGTGCTAATCGGCATCGGTATATCGACAGCGATGAGCGCCCTTACGATGTTTTTGCTCATTAGCGGGCCCGCCTATTTGGCGGCGCAGGTGCTGAACTGGATGACGGGCAGCATTTACGGCACGAACTGGTCGTATATTCAAGCACTGTGGCCGTGGGTTGTCGGATTTATCCCGCTGGCGCTGCTTTTTGCCAAGGAGCTGAATGTGCAGTCGTTAGGCGAGGACGTCGCGCGCGGCTTGGGAAGCCGGCTTCAGCTCAATCGCATGCTGCTGCTATTTTTTAGCGTGGCACTGGCCGGGGCGGCGGTCGGCATTGCCGGAACGATTTCTTTTATCGGGCTGCTTGCGCCTCATATGGCTAGAAGGCTGACGGGCCATTCCTATAAAATGGTCATTCCAGTTTCTGCGCTGCTAGGTGCGATTGTTTTGCTGCTCGCCGATCTGGCGGGGCGCATGCTGTTTATGCCGTTAGATATTCCCGCTGGGGTGTTCACGGCAGGAGTCGGGGCTCCGTTCTTTATGTATTTGCTGTTTAAGCGCAAGGCTAGTGTTTAGCCATCTGGATGACATTGTCATGCAATGGCAAATGAGCACCCGCTGATAGCTTCGGGCATGACATATTGCTGGACACAGGAGCCGCTATTTTAAGCAAAGCAAGGGTTACAGTGATAGTTGCGGACTAAGTGTAACTAGAATAAAAAGTGGACACAGCTTTAAGGAACGCCTAATAATAGGTGTAACAAAAAAGAAGAGGTGTCCGCGAGTGGGAGAACAACGGCAACGATACAATGAAGAATTCAAAAGACAAACGGTAAAGTATGTGCAAGAGAAGACCAAGACCATATCGGACATTTGCGAAGAGCTGAATATTCCGAAAAGCACCTTGCATCAATGGATCGGGCAATTCCGGGAGTTCAATCAGGAAGAGGTCAACTATCCGGAAAAAATTCGCAAGCTCGAACAAACCCTCAAAGAAAATGAAGCGGAAACGCGCCGTAAAGAGCGGGAAATGGCGGATTTGAAAGAAGAAATGGCGATTCTAAAAAAGGCGCTGCACATCTTCAGCAAAGAAAAGAACTAAGGTTCCAATTCATCGAAGATCATCGCTCCGAATTTCGAGTGGAGAAGATGTGCCAGGTGCTACACGTATCTAGGAGCGGCTATTACAAATGGCGCATCGCGGCGCCGTCCGAAAGGCAACAGCGGAAAGAAAGGCTTACCCAGCGCATCGTGTGGCACTACCAGGACTCGCTATTCCGTTACGGAAGCCCTCGTATTTACAATGAACTTCTAAAAGAAGGGTGGATCGTTTCGGAGCGGACGGTCGGCTTCATTATGCGTGAAAAGGGGCTGCGCTCTTGTATGTCACGCAAGTTTCGCGTCACCACAACCGATTCGAATCATGAGTGGCCGATCGCACCGAACGAGCTACAGCAAGACTTTTCGGCGACCCGGCCCAATGAAAAATGGGTGGCGGACATCACGTACATTCCCTGTCGTCAAGGGAAGCTCTATTTGGCGAGCATTCTAGATTTATACACCAAGCAAATCGTAGGCTGGCAATTAAGTGATCATATGACAACCGATCTGGTACTCGCTGCCCTCAAGCAGGCTTACGCAGCGAAAAAGCCAGAAGAAGGACTGATCCACCACTCCGATCGGGGCTCACAGTATGCGTCAAAAGCCTACCGTGAGCAGCTCAGCACCTACCAGATGAAGGTCAGTATGAGCCGGAGAGGGAACTGCTACGATAACGCTTGTATCGAGGCTTTTCATAGCATTTTAAAACGTGAACTGATTTACTGTAATCCCAAATTTAAGTCCAAGCAAGAAGCCTACGACCAGTTGTATCGCTATCTGGAGTTCTTTTATAATCGAAAACGCTCAAACAGCACGCTGGGCTATGTGTCGCCCTTGCGTTTTGAACAGCTTTATTACGAAAAAATAGCATAATGAGCGTGTCCACTCTATTGACAGAAGAGCACAGGAGACGTTAAGTTGCTGCACAAAGCTCTTTTGACAGGTGAATAAAGGTAATAACGGCTCTCCTGTCCGCTTATGCTCTGAAATCGGCTCAAAAACCAGAATAGCGGAACCTCAGTCCTTCAAAAAAGTAAGCAACGGGCACGATTTGCTTTCACTTTCTAATTCAATTGGCGGCTTCGAGGCAGCTTGCGCTTTTTTGCCTGCGGGATTATGCTGGATTTATAGATTGGTATTAAGGAGATGAAGCAATGCTGACGCTGCAATGTACGAAAAAGCTCGAGAGCGAGCTTGGAATGATGGATTTTGCGGCAGTGCCGACGGCGGGAGATCCGCTATATGGCTGGCATGCCCATCTGTTCTTGCTGAATCGTCGAAAATGCGTAATCGTCATGAATAATGAGACGAGATACAATTTTGTGCTGCATGGCTTGAAAAAGCAAGATTTCAAACGATTCGATGAGCTTGTAATCGAGAGCGTTGCTGAAAATTTGCTTGCTGATAAAGCGGACGAGCAGGTGATAGAACGTTATCTGCAAGGCGCTGATGCATTCAGCTTTACGAAGACGAGTGATCGCAGCATCATCGCTTTTCTGGATCAGAAATCCACTCCGTTAGGGGTGGTTTTTTTGCATTTAAAAGGCAGATAATGATTGAATTTACACGAATTTTAAATGTAAAAAGAGGAATATGTTGGATATTGTCGAAGTGTGTTCTATGATTTTATACGCTGTATTGAATATGGAATAGGCATTTCAATCTAGTTCAGGAGGCGCTATGTCATATATTGCACATATCCGGGAGAAAGACGGCAAAATTCAAACCGTCCACGAGCATTTGAACGAGGTAAAGGAAGGCTGCGAGCAGCTTGGAGGCAAGATTGGAGCCCGTCATTTGGCGGGACTGGCAGGCTGGCTTCATGACTTGGGCAAAAATACGACCGCTTTCAGGAATTATATTCAGCTAGCCGTAGCGGCGGCAAATGATAAGGATGCGAGGACGCCTAAAAGAGGCTCAGTCGATCATTCGACCGCAGGCGGAAGACTGATTTATCGCAGGTACCATAAGAAAAGCTCGAAGCAGGCCGAGAAAATGGCAGCAGAATGGATTGCCAACTGTATTATTTCCCATCATCAAGGGCTTCGGGATTTTATTGATCCGGGCAAAACATCACCCTTTCTAAAAAGAGTGGCTGAGCAGAAGGACGCGGAAATTGAACAGGGCTATGAGCAAGCGAGTGCGGTGTTCTTCGGACAGCATACCGAGGCCGAGCTGGATACGTATTTTGCCAAGGCTGCTGCCGAGCTTGAACAGCTTATAGCGGTTATGAGGGAATATAAGCTGCCCCGAATAACTTGTTCGCTGCTGATCAAGTACATTTTCAGCTGCCTAATTGATGCGGATCGGACCAATTCGCGGCAGTTTGAAGAGGAGGAGGCGGCAGAGCCGGCGGCGGATTATGGGCCATTTTTCAAGAGAGGCTTTGAAGCTTTAATGAAAAAGCTCGGCGAAATGGACGAAGCGGAGGACGCCGACCATCCGATTAATCGCCTGAGACGGGAGATGTCGCTGCAATGTGAGGCTTTTGCGCTGCGTCCGTCGGGCATCTATACATTATCGATTCCAACTGGAGGCGGTAAGACGCTGGCGAGCCTGCGATATGCGCTAAAACATGCGATAGAGACAGGGAAGCAGCGAATTATTTATATCGTGCCATACACAACCATAATTGAGCAGAACGCGCAAGAAATTAGAGATATTTTGCAGGAGCACGATATGATTTTGGAGCATCATTCGAATGTCATTGAGGAGCCTGATCCGCCAGAAGATGCGTCGGAGGCTGAAGCTTATGATATTCGGCGCAAGAAAATTAAACTTGCGAGAGATACGTGGGATCGCCCGATTATTTTTACAACGATGGTTCAGTTTCTGAATACGTTTTATGCGAAGGGAACGCGGAATGTACGGAGGCTGCATCAGCTTTCGGATGCGGTCATTATTTTCGATGAGGTGCAGTCTGTTCCGATTAAGTGTATTTCTTTGTTTAACGCGGCATTAAATTTTCTACATGCCTTTGGACGCTCCAGCCTGCTGCTTTGTACCGCGACGCAGCCTGCTTTGGACGGGGTGAAGCATCGGCTGCAATTGAAGGATGATGCTGAAATGATTGAAAATCTCGATGAGGTAGGTCGGAGCTTTAAGCGGGTGGAGGCTGTGGATCGAACGACCCCGAGCGGCTGGAAGGCAGATGAGCTGGCGGATTTTGTGCTGGATAGGATGGATGAGATCGACAGCACGTTGGTCATTTTGAATACGAAGTCGGCAGTACGCAAGCTGTTCGCTGAGCTGGAGAAGCGTCAGAGGTCAGGGGACTGTGATGCCAGACTGTTTCATCTCAGCACGAATATGTGCGCGGCGCATCGCAAGGATGTGCTCGAAGAGCTGGTGAAAGCACTCGCTTCGAAAAGAAAGGAACGGATCATTTGCGTCAGCACGCAGCTTATTGAAGCAGGCGTCAACATTAGCTTTGAATGCGTCGTTCGTTCCCTTGCAGGACTAGACTCCATTGCACAAGCGGCGGGCAGATGTAATCGGCATGGGAAGGACGTCATTCGGAGCGTTTATATTATGAAGTCTGCGGATGAGGTGCTGACGCATTTGAAGGAAATTAGCATCGGTGCAGAGCAGACACAGCGCATATTGGACGATATGAGGGAATATCCGCAGATGTATGGGGGAGAGCTGCTGTCGAAGGCGGCGATGCAGGCTTATTTTAAATACTATTATAAATTGATTGAAAATAAGATGCAGTACCCTGTAGAGAAGCTTGGTGAAACTATTTTTGAGCTGCTGGAGCAAAACAGAAATTATGCTGCTGGCTACAAAGGGAAGCATGGGAAGCTGCCTGAGTTGATTAGCTTCTCGGCTCTCGCTACGGCTGAGCAATATTTTGAAGTCATTAGTCAGGTGGCAAGAACGGTGCTGGTTCCTTATAACAAGGAAGCTAAAGAGCTGATACTCGACTTGAACGGCGAGCTGAAGGCAGGAGAGCTGGGCGTGCTGCTGCGCAAGCTTCAGCCGTATGTTGTCAATATTTACGAGCATGAGTTTAAGAAGCTAGATAAAAATGGGGACATTCAGTATCTGCTGCATGGCGAGGTGCTGGCTTTGCGGGAAACCGCCTTTTCAGAGCAGTTCGGTGTGGAGACGGATGGCGAAGGGGAATGGTCGTCAGCAATTATGTAATGGGAAATGGTAACTTCTTTAGCCATCAGAAAGGAGAACAAGATGCGCAACCAAATCGAATTCGAAGTATCCGGCAAGTACGCTCTTTTCACAGACCCGTTGACCAAAATCGGAGGAGAGAAGTTCAGCTATCAGGTTCCTACTTATCAAGCTCTGAAAGGAATTGTGGAATCTATATATTGGAAGCCTACAATTATTTGGTACATCGACGAGGTTCGAATCATGAACGTCATTCAGACGGAGTCCAAGGGCATTCGTCCTATTGAATATAATGGCGGCAATACGCTTGCCTATTATACCTATTTGAAGGATGTGAAGTATCGGGTTCGCGCCTATTTTGATTTTAATCCTCATCGGGAGGATCTCGTCTATGACCGCAACGAGCATAAGCATCACAATATCGCCAAACGTTCGGTTCAGGCGGGAGGGCGCAGAGATATTTTTCTCGGGACGCGTGAATGCCAGGGCTATGTGGAGCCTTGCGATTTTAACGAAGGCAAGGGCTTTTATGATGAGGTGCCAGAGGTAGACTTCGGTCACATGGTTCATGGCATCAGCTACCCGGATGAAACAGGCAGGCCGGAGCGGGAAACAAGACTGTGGCCAGTCAAAATGGAGCGCGGCATTATCCGCTTCATTCGCCCAGAAGCTTGTGTACTGACTCGCAAAACAGGCGAAGGTGCTGCCAAAGCTTTCGGCTCCGAAAATATGGAGTCTGTCGACCACCTGCATGAACAGCTATTTGCAGAGGGGGAGAAGGCATGAGCTGGCTCGCAAATTTAAGCAAAACCTACGATAACCATACGGAAGCGATAGGGAATTTTGAGAAAAAAAGAAATGGCCGTGAATATGCACTCATTCCGATTTCACATACGACACAAAGTGCGCATATTGAGGTGATTTTGAACGGGAAGGGCGTATTTCTAAGAGCGAAGGTAATTGAGAAGGAAGAAGGAAGCACAATCATTCCTTGCACCGAGGCTGCGGCTAGCCGGACAAGCGCACCCGTTCCCTATCCTTTGTTCGATAAGCTTATGTATGTTGCTGGCGACTATGAGCAATATGTTGGCGAGGTGAAGAAGCATACGCCACATGCAGATTATTTGGAGCAGCTGCGCGCATGGTGTACATCGGCTTATTCCAATCGCAAGGTGGAAAGTGTCTATCAATATTTGCAGAAAGGCACGCTGATAGCAGATTTAGTAGAGTATAAGGTGCTATGGACAGACAGGCAACGCAAGCTGCTGGATAAATGGGTGCAGGAGGAAGGCGACGAGAGCAAGGAGAAGCCAGACATTTTCAAAGTGATTGCCTCTGATCAAAGCTCGGCTTTTGTGCGATTCGCCGTATACATTCCGGGAGATACCGAGCCAAGGCTATGGCGGGATCGGGAGGTTCAGCAGTCCTTTATTGATTTTTATAATGAGCAGCTTGCAGAGAAGGATTTATGTTATGTAACGGGCGAGCAGCTTCCCTTTGCGGACAAGCATGCTTCGCGTATTCGCAACTCTGGTGATAAAACGAAGCTGATTTCAGCCAATGACTCAAGCGGCTTCACGTTTCGCGGTCGGTTTCGGACGGGTCGGGATGCGGCCTCCGTCAGCTACGAGGTATCGCAGAAGGCGCATAATGCGCTGAAATGGCTAATTGATCGGCAGTCCTTCACCCTCGACGGCAAAGTGTTTCTCGTATGGGGAACAGATCGGCTTGAGGTGCCAGATCCTGCGGAGGATTTATTCGACTATTTGAAGGAGGAAGAGGACGATTCGTCCGCTGGAGATATTTCGCATCGGGAGCATGCTCTTGAGGTAAGAAAAGCGCTCAGCGGCTACCGTTACGATGGCGAATATAAATCGAATGTCGTTATTATGACGCTTGATGCGGCAACCCCAGGACGGCTGTCCATTGTGTATTACCGCGATATGAACCGCGAGCTGTTCATGAATCAATTGCAGCATTGGCATGAAACCTGCTTTTGGCGCCATAGGTATCGCAAAAACGAAAATGACAAGTATGTAGCTTTTACAGGTGCGCCAGCGACAAAGGATATTGCTTTTGCCGCTTACGGGCCGCGTGCAAGTGACAAGGTGGTGAAAGGGCTGCTGGAGCGAATGCTGCCCTGCATCGTAGATGGTCGTGCAATTCCGATAGATATTGTTCGCAGTGCGATTAGTCGAGCTTCCAATCCGGTAGGCATGGAGCCATGGGAATGGGAGAAAACGCTAAGCATCGCCTGTGCGCTGGTCAACAAAACAAAAGAGAAGGAGGGCTTCCGAGTGAGCCTGAATAAACAATTGGAGGACCGAAGCTATCTATTCGGCAGAATGCTGGCGATTGCCGACGTGCTGGAGAGACGTGCATTAGGTAGAGAAGAGAGACGGGCAACGAATGCAATCCGATATATGAACGCTTTTGCCCAGCGTCCGGGACGCACATGGCGTATTATTCAATCCAATCTACAGCCCTATCAGGCGCGGATGGGGACGGATGCGAGATATTATAATGGTCTGCTTGATGAGGTGGGCTCGATGCTGAAGACTGAGGATTTTACGGATGCTCCGCTTAGCGGACTGTATCTGCTTGGTTTCTACAGCCAGCGTCATGATCTGTATACGAAAAAAGATAAAGGCGACACGACGCAGGGGCAAGATAGCGAGCAAGATAACAATCAAGACAGCGAGCAGGACGATACAGAGGAATAGCCAAGTCTAGCAATAGTCTAGCAATCTAAAAGTCTACTAAATAAACCTATTAGGGAGAGATTAAAATGAGCGTACTTGACCATAAAATTGATTTTGCCGTTATTTTGTCCGTCCGAAATGCCAATCCGAATGGCGATCCATTGAATGGCAATCGTCCAAGGCAAACCTATGAAGGACTTGGCGAGATTTCTGATGTGTGCCTAAAACGCAAAATCCGCAACAGGCTGCAAGACATGGGAGAAGCGATTCTCGTGCAGTCGGATGAGCGTCGTGACGATGGATACCGCAGCATTAAAGAGCGTGTAGATGCGAATGCCGATGTTCAAGAGTTTGCCAAGGGGAAAAAGCAAAACAATGAGCTGTACGCACAGGCGGCCTGCAAGTCGTGGATGGATGTGCGCAGCTTCGGCCAGGTGTTTGCTTTTAGCGGCGGGACGGATGCGTCCTCGGGAGTATCTGTAGGCGTTCGCGGGCCTGTCTCGATTCATACAGCGCTTAGCGTCGAGCCGATAGCCATTACAAGCACGCAAATTACGAAAAGTGTAAACTCGGTGACGGGTAAGGACCCGAACAAGAAGGGCTCAGACACGATGGGCATGAAGCATAGAGTAGATTTTGGCGTCTATGTTGTTTATGGCAGCATCAATACACAATTGGCGGAGAAAACAGGCTTTACGAAGGACGATGCGGAGAAGATTAGAGAAGCGCTTATTTCTCTTTTTGAAAATGACACCTCATCCGCGCGCCCGGACGGCAGCATGGAAGTCCATAATGTTTTCTGGTGGAAGCATCAGTCCAAGCTTGGGCAATATTCCTCAGCGAAGGTGCATCGCTCCTTGAAAATCAAATTGAACGATGACGTAGTCGAAGGGAAATCCATCGACGACTACACTTGGACAATTGAGCCGCTTGAGGGCTTGGAGCCTCTAAGATATGTGGGACGATAATGAAGAAGATTTTTTAATGCTTTCTGGCATTCAGCATTTCAACTTTTGCCGTAGGCAATGGGCGCTAATCCATATTGAGCAGCAATGGGAGGAAAACGTCCGCACCGTTGAAGGGGCGCATTTGCATCGTAAAGCCGATCAGCCCATGCTGCGGGAGAAACGCGGGGACAAGCTCATTGTCCGTGCGCTTCCCGTACAGTCGCGGCGGCTCGGCATTTCCGGCATATGCGATGTCGTAGAGTTTGTGCGAGACAGCTCAGGAGTTCCACTGGCGGGTGAGGAAGGGCTTTACGTTCCGTACCCCGTGGAATACAAACGCGGCAAGCCGAAGCGGAATGATTCCGACCGCTCGCAATTAGTCGCTCAGCTCATGTGTCTAGAAGAGATGTTAATGTGTGAGCTGAAGGTGGGCTATCTCTATTATGATGAAATCAAGCATCGCGTGGAGGTGCCCGTCTCCGAAGCGGATAAAGCCAAGGTCAAGCAAAGCTTGGAAGAAATGCGCCACTACTATGAGCGGAACCATACACCACGGGCGAAGACGGGGCCACATTGTCAGAGCTGCTCTTTGAATGTCGTTTGTTTGCCGGAAATGCTGGAGCGAAAATCCGTTTCAAGCTTTATTGAAAGCAGGTTATCCGAATGAAAAAGCTGCTGAATACTCTGTTTGTAACAATGCCGGATACGTATTTATCGCTCGATGGCGAGAATATTGTTATAAAGCGTGACGATGAAATTGCCGGACGTTATCCGCTGCATAATTTGGAG
This window encodes:
- a CDS encoding IS3 family transposase, whose product is MEDHRSEFRVEKMCQVLHVSRSGYYKWRIAAPSERQQRKERLTQRIVWHYQDSLFRYGSPRIYNELLKEGWIVSERTVGFIMREKGLRSCMSRKFRVTTTDSNHEWPIAPNELQQDFSATRPNEKWVADITYIPCRQGKLYLASILDLYTKQIVGWQLSDHMTTDLVLAALKQAYAAKKPEEGLIHHSDRGSQYASKAYREQLSTYQMKVSMSRRGNCYDNACIEAFHSILKRELIYCNPKFKSKQEAYDQLYRYLEFFYNRKRSNSTLGYVSPLRFEQLYYEKIA
- a CDS encoding DNA-binding protein, whose protein sequence is MEPSKLSPDHEKTSDLPHIGKPATRALTAAGYVQLEQFTKLTESELLKLHGAGPKAIRIIREALAAKGQSFAE
- a CDS encoding AraC family transcriptional regulator translates to MNQSEHILLWNQASIRIMDVRHIIMARGEELRSYQLPASAFLYTTRGNAEVRMDGKTVLVERYHMLHGGKGMCLDITADRVLEYYLILYKAVLPLPSRQELVQLMEQHNPFQLQYSFASPQPIALLDKIQRMQQEWQHPNVLDQLYIKTLFYQFIHELFQQLSNQDIHVQKADYVSQAIRYMQEHYAKRIVLSELAELLDCSVSYLSRMFKQTIGQSPIDYLIALRIGKAKELLRETEATLQEIAESVGFLDDSYFNRIFKKHTGMSLGQYKAKVQNNPVPGSRYALVPRRLKRYSEYGYENHSHYKEEGPLFMYRESRISMMAAVLICFTLLLSACGTGASNTNATTNASSASSSSNAAASTPAATDTATADASRVIKHAMGEVTLTGTPERVVILTNEGTEALLAVGIKPVGAVQSWIGDPWYEHIKTEMEDVTVVGDELQPNIELIASLKPDLIIGNKVRQEKIYEQLNQIAPTVFAEDLGGDWKINFKLYSQAVNKQDEGDKAMEEFDQRVAEVKAKIGDKAATKVSVVRFSASQVRIYQKQTFSGVLLEQLGFARPESQNVDSFIEVMTKESIPKMDGDVLFYFVSEAAGKTDAAKVVEEWMNDPLFKNLEVVKNNKVVQVDEAIWNTAGGYKAANLLLDEIVDYFDIQ
- a CDS encoding iron ABC transporter permease, with the protein product MSKWMDRRGSKLAVLGAGVALLLVCMLASVLFGLQPFSLKDLWLAYSQFDGSNEHLILTHTRMPRTLVAVVVGASLAVAGAIMQVLTRNPLASPSIFGINSGAVLFIVVGLALFGSSLTMSNMIGLAFIGAAITALFVYALGMQGRGSFEPIRLTLAGACVAAFASSVTSGLMLINKQSLESALFWMVGSVSGRELNHLVMVLPYIIAGLLLGFLLSGSLNVMALGDDNAKGLGQRLMLIRLLCTAAVVLLAGSAVSAAGPIAFIGLVIPHLCRALVGNDHRWLLPYCAVAGALLLVAADLLSRFVLLPKEVPVGVATALIGVPFLIYVARRKKYA
- a CDS encoding iron ABC transporter permease, which codes for MPKPRIRKNMLLLLALSIVLVALSILCLSMGSIAIPIKEVLLSLVGRNADNSDLIIMQFRLPRILAALLIGAALAVAGSLLQGVIRNSLASPDLLGVTGGASVAVVGFMTLFTGYSIHFIPVIAVLGAFVAAALNYVLAWKKGVSTLRLVLIGIGISTAMSALTMFLLISGPAYLAAQVLNWMTGSIYGTNWSYIQALWPWVVGFIPLALLFAKELNVQSLGEDVARGLGSRLQLNRMLLLFFSVALAGAAVGIAGTISFIGLLAPHMARRLTGHSYKMVIPVSALLGAIVLLLADLAGRMLFMPLDIPAGVFTAGVGAPFFMYLLFKRKASV
- a CDS encoding transposase, with protein sequence MGEQRQRYNEEFKRQTVKYVQEKTKTISDICEELNIPKSTLHQWIGQFREFNQEEVNYPEKIRKLEQTLKENEAETRRKEREMADLKEEMAILKKALHIFSKEKN